One genomic window of Candidatus Angelobacter sp. includes the following:
- a CDS encoding FHA domain-containing protein, whose amino-acid sequence MVQFEVLSGKQAGTIAVARHFPFVVGRDTSSDLRLEEGGVWDRHLELDLQMPDGFALKVHSQARAAVNDQSVQQAILRNGDVIGIGAVKIRFWLGETRQLGLWMREFLTWAALVVLCAGQIALIYRLLP is encoded by the coding sequence ATGGTCCAGTTCGAAGTGCTTTCCGGCAAACAGGCGGGCACCATCGCGGTGGCCCGCCATTTTCCTTTTGTCGTTGGTCGCGACACTTCATCGGACCTCAGGTTGGAAGAAGGAGGCGTGTGGGACCGGCATCTGGAACTGGATTTGCAGATGCCCGACGGATTTGCCTTGAAGGTTCATTCGCAGGCGCGGGCCGCCGTCAATGATCAATCGGTTCAACAGGCCATTTTGCGGAATGGCGACGTCATCGGGATTGGCGCCGTAAAGATCCGGTTCTGGCTGGGTGAAACCCGCCAATTGGGTTTGTGGATGCGCGAGTTCCTCACTTGGGCAGCGTTGGTTGTGTTGTGCGCCGGACAGATCGCCTTGATCTATCGGCTCCTTCCATGA